One Drosophila kikkawai strain 14028-0561.14 chromosome 3L, DkikHiC1v2, whole genome shotgun sequence genomic window carries:
- the LOC108079086 gene encoding DNA replication complex GINS protein PSF1-like: MTRPNKLFGDKAFELLKELERSSQTIPAFDDDGVRQVLEEIKAIFEENVAQASTYNASGDRSLWPLLNYRHAALQRNKRCLLAYLYERSKRIKALRWEFGPIIPADIKQALCEPEVQFFNNYSKSLAAYMCSAGYSQGQGLDLTNHLRPPKSLYIEVRCMEDYGKFELEDGEVIHLKKNSQHYLPRAQVESLVRQGILQHLA; encoded by the coding sequence ATGACCCGGCCAAACAAATTGTTCGGCGACAAAGCCTTCGAGTTGTTAAAGGAGCTGGAGAGATCTTCGCAAACCATCCCCGCCTTCGACGACGACGGCGTGCGCCAGGTGCTCGAGGAGATCAAGGCCATATTCGAGGAGAACGTGGCGCAGGCCTCCACTTACAACGCCTCGGGGGATCGGAGTCTTTGGCCACTGCTGAACTACCGGCACGCGGCTCTGCAGCGGAACAAGCGGTGTCTGCTGGCCTACCTCTACGAGCGCTCCAAGCGTATCAAGGCCTTGCGCTGGGAGTTCGGCCCCATTATTCCCGCGGACATCAAGCAGGCCCTGTGCGAGCCGGAGGTGCAGTTCTTCAACAACTACTCCAAGTCATTGGCGGCGTATATGTGCAGCGCCGGCTACAGCCAAGGACAGGGCCTTGATCTGACCAACCACCTGCGTCCTCCCAAGTCCCTGTACATAGAGGTCCGCTGCATGGAGGACTACGGAAAATTCGAGCTGGAGGACGGAGAGGTGATACACCTTAAGAAGAACAGCCAGCACTACTTGCCGCGGGCACAGGTGGAGTCCCTAGTGCGACAGGGTATTCTGCAGCACCTAGCTTAg
- the Tudor-SN gene encoding staphylococcal nuclease domain-containing protein 1 has protein sequence MATANSATAAGAAKDGAPPAPAKSLSGIVKQVLSGDTVVIRATKGAPPPEKQITFSHVLAPKLARRPGAGGDETKDEPWAWESREFLRKKLIGVEVTFTFDKPANSNREYGFVWIGKDKESGENVVESIVREGLVSVRREGRPTAEQQTLIELEDQARAAGRGKWASNTSPAEKVRNIKWAHENPAHLVDIYGGKPVKAIIEHVRDGSTVRAFLLPDFHYITLMISGIRCPGVKLDADGKPDLSVKVPFADEARYYVETRLLQRDVEIRLESVNNSNFIGSILYPKGNIAESLLREGLAKCVDWSMAVMKTGADKLRAAERIAKEKRIRQWQDYQAKTPAFNSKEKDFAGTVVEVFNGDAVNVRLSNGQVKKVFFSSIRPPRDQRAVVGTDGEEIVKAPPRGKNYRPLYEIPHMFDAREFLRKKLINKKVQCNLDYISPPRENFPEKYCYTVLIGGQNVAEAMVAKGLATCVRYRQDDDQRSSAYDQLIAAEQQAIKGLKGLHAKKDNATLRVNDLTVDHSRIKVQYLPSWQRALRSEAIVEFVASGSRLRLFVPKDSCLVTFLLAGISCPRSSRPALNGVPAQEGEPFGDEALTFTRERVLQRDVSVHIDTTDKAGSSVIGWLWTDTGANLSVALVEEGLAEVHFSAEKSEYFRVLKSAEDRAKAAKKNIWANYVEQVPEEKAVVEEEKEDKVVAERKVNYENVIVTEITETLTFFAQSVESGSKLETLMSKLHADFQSNPPIAGSYTAKRGDLVAAQFTLDNQWYRAKVERVQGSNATVLYIDYGNKETLPTSRLAALPPAFSSEKPYATEYALALVALPTDNEDKEEALRAFSEDVLNHKVQLNVELKVHGAPHLATLHDPTTKVDFGKQLVAEGLVLAEKRRERKLKELVDQYRAAQEAALAAHLAIWKYGDITQDDAPEFR, from the exons ATGGCAACCGCAAACAGCGCGACAGCTGCCGGAGCAGCGAAAGACGGGGCGCCGCCAGCCCCAGCCAAGTCGTTATCCGGCATTGTGAAGCAA GTCCTCTCCGGCGACACGGTAGTAATCCGCGCAACCAAGGGTGCCCCGCCTCCGGAGAAACAAATTACCTTCTCCCATGTTCTGGCCCCCAAGTTGGCCCGCCGCCCCGGCGCTGGCGGTGACGAGACCAAGGACGAGCCCTGGGCCTGGGAGTCGCGTGAGTTCCTGCGCAAGAAGCTGATCGGCGTTGAAGTGACCTTCACGTTCGACAAGCCCGCCAACTCGAACCGGGAGTACGGCTTCGTATGGATCGGCAAGGACAAGGAGTCTGGCGAGAATGTGGTCGAGTCGATTGTGCGCGAGGGTTTGGTGTCGGTGCGCCGCGAGGGTCGCCCGACAGCGGAACAGCAAACCTTGATCGAGCTGGAGGACCAGGCACGTGCTGCTGGCCGCGGCAAGTGGGCATCCAACACGAGTCCCGCCGAAAAGGTTCGCAACATCAAGTGGGCTCACGAGAATCCTGCCCATCTGGTGGACATCTACGGAGGAAAGCCCGTTAAGGCCATCATCGAGCACGTGCGCGATGGCTCCACCGTCCGTGCATTCCTGTTGCCCGACTTCCACTACATCACGTTGATGATTTCGGGCATTCGGTGTCCGGGCGTCAAGTTGGATGCTGACGGCAAGCCCGACCTTAGTGTGAAGGTGCCTTTCGCTGACGAGGCCCGGTACTATGTGGAGACTCGCCTGCTGCAACGCGATGTGGAAATCCGGCTGGAATCGGTAAACAACTCCAACTTCATTGGGTCGATTTTGTACCCGAAGGGCAACATTGCGGAGTCTCTTCTGCGCGAGGGCCTTGCCAAGTGTGTGGACTGGTCCATGGCAGTGATGAAGACTG GCGCCGATAAACTGCGTGCTGCTGAGCGCATTGCCAAGGAGAAACGCATCCGCCAATGGCAAGACTATCAGGCCAAAACACCAGCCTTCAACTCGAAGGAGAAGGACTTTGCAGGCACAGTAGTCGAGGTCTTCAATGGCGATGCAGTCAACGTGCGACTGTCGAACGGCCAGGTGAAGAAGGTCTTCTTTTCGTCCATAAGGCCACCACGTGACCAGCGGGCGGTGGTTGGAACCGATGGCGAGGAGATAGTCAAGGCTCCTCCTCGCGGCAAGAACTACCGGCCACTCTACGAGATTCCCCACATGTTCGATGCCCGCGAATTTCTGCGCAAGAAGCTTATCAACAAGAAGGTTCAGTGCAATCTGGATTACATTTCACCGCCCCGCGAGAACTTCCCTGAGAAGTACTGCTACACCGTGCTGATCGGGGGTCAGAATGTGGCCGAGGCCATGGTGGCCAAGGGCTTGGCAACGTGTGTGCGCTACCGCCAGGACGACGATCAGAGATCTTCCGCCTATGATCAACTCATTGCTGCCGAACAGCAAGCCATTAAGGGGCTGAAGGGCTTGCACGCAAAGAAGGACAATGCCACGCTGCGCGTTAACGATCTGACTGTTGACCATTCCCGTATCAAGGTCCAATACTTGCCCTCATGGCAGCGGGCCCTGCGCTCTGAGGCCATCGTTGAGTTCGTAGCCAGCGGGTCGCGCCTCCGTCTGTTTGTGCCAAAGGACAGCTGCCTGGTAACATTCCTTTTGGCTGGCATTTCGTGTCCGCGCTCTTCCCGCCCGGCGCTGAATGGAGTACCTGCCCAGGAAGGAGAACCCTTTGGCGACGAGGCTCTGACCTTTACGCGGGAACGTGTCCTGCAACGCGACGTCTCCGTGCATATCGATACCACCGACAAGGCTGGATCTTCGGTGATTGGTTGGCTATGGACGGACACCGGTGCCAATCTGTCGGTGGCCCTTGTGGAGGAGGGTTTGGCGGAGGTCCACTTCAGTGCCGAGAAATCCGAGTACTTCCGCGTACTGAAGAGTGCCGAGGACCGTGCCAAGGCCGCCAAGAAGAACATCTGGGCCAACTATGTGGAGCAAGTGCCTGAGGAGAAGGCAGTCGttgaggaggagaaggaggacaAGGTGGTAGCGGAGCGCAAAGTCAACTACGAGAACGTGATTGTCACTGAGATTACCGAAACTCTAACATTCTTTGCGCAGTCGGTGGAGAGCGGATCCAAGCTCGAAACTCTGATGAGCAAGCTCCATGCCGACTTCCAGTCCAACCCTCCCATCGCTGGATCGTACACGGCCAAGCGCGGCGACCTTGTGGCCGCCCAGTTCACTCTGGATAATCAATGGTACCGCGCCAAGGTGGAGCGAGTCCAGGGCAGCAACGCCACCGTCCTGTACATCGATTATGGCAACAAGGAG ACTCTGCCCACCAGCCGCTTGGCCGCCTTGCCCCCAGCCTTCAGCAGCGAGAAACCGTACGCCACCGAGTACGCGCTGGCCTTAGTCGCCCTGCCCACGGACAACGAAGACAAGGAGGAGGCTCTGCGTGCCTTCTCCGAGGACGTCTTGAACCACAAGGTTCAGCTCAACGTGGAGTTGAAGGTGCACGGGGCACCCCACCTGGCCACGCTACATGATCCAACCACCAAGGTGGACTTTGGAAAGCAGCTTGTCGCCGAGGGCCTGGTGTTGGCCGAAAAGCGTCGCGAGCGCAAGCTCAAGGAGCTTGTGGACCAGTACAGAGCCGCGCAGGAGGCAGCACTGGCGGCGCATCTGGCCATCTGGAAGTACGGCGACATTACACAGGACGATGCGCCCGAGTTCCGCTAA